aatgagaataagaaagaaaaatatgtctttgtgcccccttttccctgttcatgccctatcggcccccctggctaaactttgctagatccgcccctgcacagttaccagcgtcagctacgtagaaaaagatcctggtgtagaaagtaataataaataaattctaacaacagctgatcaagcttaaacgtgctgctgttgttcagccgctggtttcctctttctggtgcaacgtgggccaaaagcaaactagagacacggactagcgacagaaaagccgatcagctgatcgttaagcagtttcatgattgaagtagcagcaagaagaggcagtcgctccatatatcgcttgttaagcttaacgcaggaatgctttacaaacattcagagatggacttacacacttgctttacttctctcgggataactttgtcggagatgaaatgccgggttgctagcgaagctccacatgctatccagaccaccgacaggtcccgcatgccacagccgctctatcacgtgatgcatactgctccgacgtgctaacgttctgaggtgagttacggcgtgttgcaagtttgtgaggtgctttcgtgatatttaatggatcagattacattttttatttttctccgatatccgatccagtaatttaggtcagtatcggaccgataccgatacgtaatatcggatcggtccatctctactaagtactctttaaaataccagaatagggaggatggtgtaggtttaagtttattagattgatcagtattgctgaactatgaaattttttttttttttttgcatacaggtataacagaatagctttagtgtagttgttgttttaaacttgagtatgaacttatacaaaatgcagcaagatatttaaaaaacagttttgttgattaaaaaacactatatcggattcatatcggtatcggcagatatccaaatttatgatatcggtatcggtatcggacataaaaaagtggtatcgtgccatctctagttgaAACGGTGCTTCTTTGTCTCATatacagatgtgtgtgtgagccGTTGTTTCTCTGGTCCACACTAGATCAAATCAAGCTGTATGTGGCCTGTAATATAAAATCAGTTTGTGAGCAGTAATTGAATTGCTCATGTTTCTAGTGCAGCGCTCActaactacagggagtgcagaattattaggcaagttgtatttttgaggaataattttattattgaacaacaaccatgttctcaatgaacccaaaaaactcattaatatcaaagctgaatgtttttggaagtagtttttagtttgtttttagttttagctattttagggggatatctgtgtgtgcaggtgactattactgtgcataattattaggcaacttaacaaaaaacaaatatatacccatttcaattacttatttttaccagtgacaccaatataacatctccacattcacaaatatacatttctgacattcaaaaacaaaacaaaaacaaatcagcgaccaatatagccacctttctttgcaaggacactcaaaagcctgccatccatggattctgtcagtgttttgatctgttcaccatcaacattgcgtgcagcagcaaccacagcctcccagacactgttcagagaggtgtactgttttccctccttgtaaatctcacatttgatgatggaccacaggttctcaatggggttcagatcaggtgaacaaggaggccatgtcattagtttttcttcttttataccctttcttgccagccacgctgtggagtacttggacgcgtgtgatggagcattgtcctgcatgaaaatcatgtttttcttgaagaaggtgtcttccagaaactggcagtaggactgggagttgagcttgactccatcctcaacccgaaaaggccccacaagctcatctttgatgataccagcccaaaccagtactccacctccaccttgctggcgtctgagtgggactggagctctctgccctttaccaatccagccacgggcccatccatctggcccatcaagactcactctcatttcatcagtccataaaaccttagaaaaaccagtcttgagatatttcttggcccagtcttgacgtttcagcttgtgtgtcttgttcagtggtggtcgtctttcagcctttcttaccttggccatgtctctgagtattgcacaccttgtgcttttgggcactccagtgatgttgcagctctgaaatatggccaaactggtggcaagtggcatcttggcagctgcacgcttgacttttctcagttcatgggcagttatttggcgccttggtttttccacacgcttcttgcgaccctgttgactattttgaatgaaacgcttgattggtcgatgatcacgcttcagaagctttgcaattttgagactgctgcatccctctgcaagatatctcactatttttgacttttctgagcctgtcaagtccttcttttgacccattttgccaaaggaaaggacgttgcctaataattatgcacacctgatatagggtgttgatgtcattagaccacaccccttctcattacagagatgcacatcacctaatatgcttaattggtagtaggctttcgagcctatacagcttggagtaaggcaacatgcatgaagaggatgatgtggacaaaatactcagttgcctaataattctgcactcacTGTATGAAAACCACAGCTGTTTTATTCCCTACATGCCTTTCACAGGTAACAAGTCCATAGGAACAGAGTAAAGCATGACGTGCACTGTACTGTTAGACACTCTTTATTAAAAACTGATGCTTTGCTTCTTACAGAAAGTGATTGGTTATCCTGATTTGGCACAACTGTGTGGCCCGTGCAGTTAATAACAAAACGTTTCCTATGGCCacatatcagcacaaaaacagaTTATAACAGGGAGGACACACCGTCAGCTGTGGTGTCCTTCCAGTCTACAAACCTGGATCTCTCCCTTTGTTCCCTGTTGTGCTTGAAGAGAACACAGTGGCAGCGTGGCAATGCACTGGTTAGCACCAATGGGTGGGGATCCTCTGAAAATACGACTGCCAACAACCAAACATTATTCACCAGATCTAAAGACACAGAGCATAGTCTGTGAGAACCTTTTATTTTAAGCTGTGATTATACAGGATGTGGTTTGGTCTCACTGAAGGTGCAGCTGTGAACTTTGCTAATAACAGAGACCGAGCACAGTAGGAAGAGCGCTCACATGACTCCATTTCAGGGCGCTCTCGGAaacagtgctgctgctgtcggTAGCGAGCTTAAAGGGGACAGAAGATTTGACCCATTCCAGTCTATTCCAGTCTCTCCACTGGTGAAATATTCACACCCCTCCAGCACAGCGTCTCAACTCTCTGCTCGACCTTGATGTACTGTGCAACATGGCTTCTGTTGAGACATGTTTTATTAGCACCAGCCAGGAAAAAGCATCACATCTAAACCTCTGATCTACATTTGCAGCCGAGTGAAACCTGAACCTGCTCTAACCGAACTGCAGCGACTACTGAAGGCAGTAAATTTACCACAGCATCAAACAAATGGCTTTTTCTCAGCGTACAAGCATTGTGAAGCGTTACAGCCATGACGATTGTAGGGAATGTAAACGTTTCACATTGTTAACGATTTAAATTGTTTCCATGGTTGCCTCAGTCCCAGGAATGGTCATAATCCTTTCTCTTATGACACCGGGACATGGTGAGGATTAATGGTCCATATTGTCTTCATCCACAGCATGCTAGTATCCACAATCCAGTTGAGGAATATACCTGCTAAATATGTACATAGAGTTAGAGTTGCTAGCTATAGTGCTGCAATCTACAACGTCGCTCCACACGGGGCACTTTACCAAACTGCACATCACGGCCATCAGAACTTGTGTTTGGTACATGCACTGCAGTATTTTTAACACCAAAAAGATCAAATGAAATCTATTAAGCTGTAATTCTGTCTTTCTTACTCACTCCACTAATGCAGTAATTAGAGTTTGCAAGTATGGGCATATACTGCTTTCTCATTTTCATGGCTTTGACAGCACATGTATAGACTTCCTGCAGTTCAGGATGCAGTAGCACTGAGGCCAACACAAAAGTGGATGTGAGGCATCAGCAGGAGAAATGTAAAAACTCTGCCTCATGCCCGTGTGTAGcaaatgttttgtcttttactGCAGCGGCTCTGAAGCAAAGTACAGCAGCTTGAATGAGCTTTATAATTTTTAAGTATAAAGGGTTGCTTTAATAACTGTCCTCCGTAAAATATATCCTCACTACTTTGCTGCGTATGTTTTCCACGACTCATGAAAAGGTCATTGATGATATTTGGTTGCGACCGACCACTCCAAACAACACTCAAAAACAATGTCTCCACCTTGAGTTAATGGTAGTATTTGCTAAAAAGGTGTATATTCCTTTACAAATATTACACACCAGCACCTGCAAAATGACACAGAATGGAAGTACTGGGTGTACGGGCTGCCCTGCTGAGACACCCAGCAAATCCCATCATGCACAGACATATTtggatttagcagaatagtgaATGTAAAGTTGTTCTTTGCAGCGCTCATTTTCACATACCCTCAGCAATGTTTGTAGTCCGGGGGGAAAATGACCAGTCCACAGTAGCATGTGCCTACCATTCATTCTTTGCTTCTCTGTGTGCAGCCAGTGGAAGATGTGGAAGAATGCACTTGCCCCACTTCTTCTTCACCAGGTAGGTCAGTTACTCGTGCTGAAccctttaaatgaaaatatcagaAGGAACTGAAACACCGCTTATCAGACTAACAGCAGTTTTACTCTTTGATTTAAATTTGACAGTAATAATCATATGATGGTTACACTTTGGGAGAGGAGTTCGAACACACCACAATCTTCACGATGGGCACTGTGTTGTACTCAACACAACTAGAAGAATACGTGActaaattattaaagaggacCTGTTCTGCTGCTTTCAGCTTCATGCTCATTTCTTTCACTCTGCTTGAGCTTTGCATCATTGAGTTCAGAAAGCTTGGGATGACACAGCGGTGCAGTGTTTAGCCCCGTTCACTCACAGCAGGAAGGTTCTGGATTTGAGTCCTTTCATTGTGGACTCGCGTACACCAGTGGGTGCTCTCTGGttattccagcttcctcccatagTCCAAAGACATTTAAGTGTGAATGGTTGCACTCCTGCCTTTCACCAATGAAAACTGGAATAGTCCAGAGCCCCTTTGCAACACGCTTCGCTCTCCTTTTGTGACACTTTTATTCTGATGGGCTGTAAACAACAAAGGCTTCTCGTGCTTTGAGCAGAGCTGTTGACTAAACTGTTGAACATAgcgggtttgttttttttactctacATAACATgcttcattcacccattcatacaagcactttgttCCATGCTTAAAAGCTTTCTAACAGTGGGGTTGGTATCTTGGATATCTGgcgtgcagactggagcagaccAACCTTCCAATGAgaaggtgacctgctctacctcctgagctacagccacccagacTAAAGCAGTTTGATAAGCTTTTTGCCTCAAAGGGATTTCTTGGATGTGTTGAAACCTTTTCCATGTTAAATGTGCGTTTGTTTTTCATCGTAACAGAAAACACTGACAAGCTAAATAGTTGTTAGCAAATTGTCGTTAGCAGATAGCAGATAGTTATTTGGTAATGTGCTTGAGCTAACTCAatcttttcttgtccatctctGAGTTCAGACTATCCCAAAGAACTACAGTTTTTAACGAACCCCTGCGAGAAGTGCTTCTGCCCGGCACCCCCTCCCAAAATCAGCGACCTCATGAACGACAAAGATCTGCTGGACTTGCTGCGGCTCAAATTGGATCCAAACCACTGCACCAtcaaaaactggaaaaactttGCGAGTCGTTGGGGGATGAGCTATGACGAACTGACCCTGCTGGAGCATCGGACCCAGGGTTCCTTGTCCCACAGCCCCACCCAGGAGTTCCTGTTACGCTACAACCAGAAGACGGTCACTGAGCTCACTGAACTTTGCCGCATCTATCAGCGCATTGATGTGCTGCGACTGCTGCAGAGCTGGATAGAGAAGGATTGGCCGTCGCGCTGGCAACACACACAATCAATTTGACTCTTAATCTTTCAGGGTTGTACTTGATTTCCTAATTTTCATAAGCTTTGATACATGCTACCAGTTTTTTGTATCTTTAGTAAATGAGCTTGTGAAATGGATAAAACAATGCTGTCGAACCTGTCTGTAGAGAATATTGCACAGTACTGACCTCACGCTGTTCTGGATATAGTGAATACAATGCAAAGTCACAGATCTGATCGGTGCATGCAGATCACCAGTATATTTCTTTCTTGTGACCTGACGTTGGCACACCTGCCGCAGATTCTGAGTCTTCGGAGCAGTGTTAAAGATTGACATTAACTAAATCAGATGGAGTTGGATTATTCAAATTCAAGCAACGATGTTGATGTCAATGCTGcaaaatttcattttcttaCTTTCTGTGTTTCAAAGGCTGTTTAGAGATTTTCATAATACCTGGGCAGAGGCAGAAAGATGTCACTGTGCAGTGCAACTCAACAAGAACAGAAGTTAAAGGACAAAACACTGGAGTTGGACACTGAAATAGCTTCACCGTAATGGGACAGTTTAGACATAGTGATTCCACTGACTTGTTCATTaacacagcggtccccaaccttttttgctccACGgacggtttaatgtcagacaatgtTTTTACGACTTTGAGGTgtggcggataaatacaacaaaattcaATGATCCGACCGAGACACAAACGCTggtgttttgtaaatataataataaacgcaaattcactgtgtaactgtgtaactttattagcagcgtcctcctgaaatacACCAACAACATTGACAGTAACGTCCTCCTTAATCCCCTCTGGTTGCTATGGACacgcgtaaatatttctttcaaaagaaGACGCagaactacaacacgggaaagacccagggaaacagagttcacgataacaaccctgaaaaacacaaatttcacacccgagcctcaactctcacggcccggtaccggGCCGTGGACCGCTGCGGTAGAAGAGATTAATTTCACACTTAGTTCTGAGACAGTGTATCCATACATCTGATGGTTTCCTGAGTTCTTAAGGGAAATGTTTCCCACCCCATTACAAAAGTACTCATTCCTGTCAACCTTCACTGTCTCCGTTTTTCTGTTCGGCTAAATATGAAAAAGGGAAATCCTGATTTCAGAAACACTAGCATGGCTCTAGGTGCAAAGaatacccccaccccccaaataGGATTTTCTATTGGTGTGGGTTACTATTTGggggttttggggggggggggggggaacatgAGCCCATGTTAACAGGATCCCCTTCATAACTTTTTGAATACTAAACATTAGCATAAAGCTGAAAGTAGAGCCATGTTATAAACATTAGTTTATTGGAGTCAAACACCTTTTGTAAAATTACCCAAAGAAAATAACCTGTAAACTAAAAAGCATGCAAAGTATTTTTAAGAGCTTTTGTTTTATCAGTATGaaataaacatgtaaaaaaaaaaaaaacttgtcaatgtttttgttgttttcaaatATTGAATTGCAATATCAGAACAATCTCAAAGGTGTGTTCCATAACCTGATACAAGAGCCTCAAGTCCGTGAGTATCACATATTTTAGTAATCATTGTATTTACCTATATGTAATGTAATGAGGTTGTTAGAATTTTATACTCATCATATCAAGTGGTATGAAGGAATGGACCGTGGGTTAAATCACTTGTATGGAGGGATGTTTCAACAATTACAGACCATCTCTGGCTTTAATTactggacatttttattttggacATTGTAATGATTTATTGAACGAAGAgtaacacattcacacaattCATTTATCCTTTAAAATATTTAGTAAAGCACTTGCTAGACAAAGTTTATGGTGATCACAAGCAATACTGAAAGTAAAGTAATTTCAAATTAACATTTAGAAAAAGCTTATAAATAACAGGAAAATATACATAGATTGTATCAACAACTGAACTCTATTATgctaattattattaaaactaCAACAAGATGGATGGATTAGTTACAGCTAGTCTCTCTTATGTCACAAACTAAAACATGAAAATCAGTTACGCTGCATGTATTCATACATTTATGGACTGGAGCTTCATTTATCAGGCCAACCTTTGAACGATCAGTTGGCATCAGAATCCTTGACATTAAGGCCAAGCATATTAGAAAGGCTCAGTGAATATTTGTCATTTTCATCTGATGTAGAAATATCAGGTACGGTCAGCCCCAGCGTAGACTCTGGTTTGTCTACTTTGAAAGTGCCTCCTCTGACCAAAGACGCATCTCCTGCACCTGTAGATGTATTAGCATCAAGACCTGCGCCAGTGTGTTGTAGGTCAATATcagttttctcttctgttgGCGACACATTCACTGAGGACGCCTTTTCTCTTGCGATTTTCAATCTCTCCAAAATGTCAATCTTTTCTCCTCCTTTTGCTGTTGCATTCACTACTGGCAAGCGGATTCCTTTACTGAAAACAAAATCCTTCTCCTCCAAGTCAGATTTTATTGAGCTCAGTGCTTCAGTAATTCCTCCAATGCCATCAATGTTGATTTGGGGCAGTCTGTGGAACTTGAATACAGGaacctccacctccaccacatCAGAGTCAGAGCCACTCCCCTCAAGATCTGCACTGGCATTAGTCTCAGGAGATTTTGCTTTAGATCCAAAAAGACTAAACTTTGGGATCTTGAAATGTGGCATCTTGGGCTTCTCAAGACTTGCATCTACATCTGGAGCTTTCACATCTACATCAGGTCCTTTAATATCACCTACATTTGGTGCATTCAAATCTACTGCAGGAACAGAGATGTGTGCATCTGTTGTAGGCATATCTGTGCTGACTCCAGGTACCTTAATTCCAGCCTCAACTGTGGGATTAATACTGGGAGCTTCTACTTCAGGACTTGAAAGATCAAGTTTTGGATGATTGTAATGTGGCATTTTAAAGTCACCAAGGTGGGTATTCAAATCCAGATCTGGAGTTTTCAAGTGGATATTGGAATCTTTGAGGTCTGCTTCTGGCAGGTTGACATCCAAACCTGGAGATTTCACATTGGCATCGGGTGCTTCTACTTCAATTTTTGGCATACTCGTGTCTATGTTTGGTGCTGAGAGACTACCACCAATTTTGGGTGGATAAAGGTTGACATTTGGTGTTTTCAAGCTGAGATCAGATGACTGGAGGTCAGCTTTTGGCAGATGTAGACTGGGTGCCTTGATATCAGTTTCAGGCAAACCAACATTCACGTTGGGATCAATGCCAGTTTTGAGACCAGCATCAATGCCTGGAGTACCAATGTCTCCCTCAAGTTTGGGGGCTGAGAGACTCAAGTCTGATGCTTTTAGTTCAACATTGGGTGCTGTCAAGTCTGCACTGGGTAACTTTGCATTTACATCAGGAACAGACAGACCTAGATCTGGACGTTGTAGATCAGCATCAACATCAAGATTTGGTCCTTTCACTTTTGGCGCCGATGTGCCAAACTTTGGCCATTTTATTTGGGGAAGCTTGATTTTTCCTGCATGGGCATCAGCCTCTGGAGCTTGAATGTCTACACTGGGGCCTTTTAGATCAGCTTTCGGTAAATTTACGTCAAGATCTGGCGCATCAAGACCACCATTAACTTTTGGTGCAGAAAGATCAATACCAGTTTTAAGACCAGCATCAATGCCTGGAGTACCAATGTCTCCCTCAAGTTTGGGGGCTGAGAGACTCAAGTCTGATGCTTTTAGTTCAACATTGGGTGCTGTCAAGTCTGCACTGGGTAACTTTGCATTTACATCAGGAACAGACAGACCTAGATCTGGACGTTGTAGATCAGCATCAACATCAAGATTTGGTCCTTTCACTTTTGGCGCCGATGTGCCAAACTTTGGCCATTTTATTTGGGGAAGCTTGATTTTTCCTGCATGGGCATCAGCCTCTGGAGCTTGAATGTCTACACTGGGGCCTTTTAGATCAGCTTTCGGTAAATTTACGTCAAGATCTGGCGCATCAAGACCACCATTAACTTTTGGTGCAGACAAGGAGAGAGGTTCCGCTCTGAGGTTTGCACTAGGTGCATTCACTTCAGCTTTTGGTGTATCAAGACTTGCATCAATATGAggtgtttttaaatcagcatCCACACTGGGACCCTGGACTTGTGATCCTTTGAGTTTGGGAAATTTAAATTTGGGAAACTTCACCTTTGCATCAGGTGCATCAAGATCTGGACCACCAAGGTTAAGGTCTGGGCCACTGATATTGGCGTCAATATTTGATGCAGAAAGATTAACATCTGGTGCACTTATTTCTGCATCAGCCTTTTTGAGGTCCACCTCTGGTATCGTCACATTAGAGTCAATATCAGCCTTTGGACCTTTCAGTGTGCCAAATTTGGGTTTCTTGAATTGGAACCATTTGAATTTTCCAGATGGGGCTTCAATGTCAACATCTGGAGATTCTACATCAAATTTGGGGGCTTCCAGTTCAGCTTTTGGTAAATTTAGATCCACATCTGGTGCATTTATCTCACCATCCATATTTGGAGCTGAGAGATTCAAGTCAGGGGTTGAAACACCAGCATCTAAATCAACATCTGGACCATTAACCTTAGGACCCGAGATTGACCATTTTGGCTTTTTCATAGTGGGCAATTTGATCTTTCCAGATGGAGATTCAATGTCTACATTTGGTGCTTCAACATCGGCTTTTGGTAAATTCAGATCACCATCAGGTGCTTCAGCAGACAGACTGAGGTCAGGTGCTTTCACATCAGCATCAACATCTGGGGTTTTCAACTTTGGCCCAGAAACCAAGAATTTAGGTGTTTTCAGTGTAGGGAACTTGATTTTGCCAGACGGTGGGTTTATGTCAGCATCTGGTGCTTTGATATCAAGGTCAGCTTTTGGTAAGTTCAGATCAGCATCAGGTGCTTCAGCAGACAGACTGAGGTCAGGTGCTTTCACATCAGCATCAACATCTGGACCATTAACCTTAGGACCCGAGATTGACCATTTTGGCTTTTTCATAGTGGGCAACTTTATCTTTCCAGATGGAGATTCAATGTCTACATTTGGTGCTTCAACATCGGCTTTTGGTAAATTCAGATCACCATCAGGTGCTTCAGCAGACAGACTGAGGTCAGGTGCTTTCACATCAGCATCAGCATCAACATCTGGGGTTTTCACCTTTGGCCCAGAAACCAAGAATTTAGGTTTTTTCAGTGTTGGGAACTTGATTTTGCCAGAAGGTGGGTTTATGTCAGCATCTGGTGCTTTGATATCAAGGTCA
This is a stretch of genomic DNA from Maylandia zebra isolate NMK-2024a linkage group LG13, Mzebra_GT3a, whole genome shotgun sequence. It encodes these proteins:
- the LOC105940457 gene encoding uncharacterized protein LOC105940457 isoform X1 — encoded protein: MDQDSKSASFSESLVLDNAEKGVVVAGIKDNTISPKSGERFVAATIQLGKLEKNDVEKILKVLEPYESNINLLTEKDLNPGVDLGSLGVGLKDSAAILQKDLSLDASAQGPTVSLDGLNGKLNDAQGLGVKISEPTLNGDLPSLSLNKPSTAAGATFKMPSAGLTMPDIKSDSSGTLEVPDISVSAPNLNTPIATLDINKPEVEGKMKHKAPKFTMPHFNLPDLDAPKADIDVSGDPGLPSVSGSMERPDLNLSAPKLDLKSNDLELNGPKVDLNSPDVNVKAPDANIEAPSGKIKWPHLKWKSQKLKGPDADLSTPNASISTPKIDGDLSTPDVNVGSAQADIKGPDLDVQTPDLNVDAPSGKINWPHLKWKKPKLEGSKADLDMDADLKKPDLSLSAPKIEGDINVPNAELSLPETELKAPGVDVHAPDADIDAPSGKINWPHLKWKKSKLNGPKADMDLNADLSPPDASVPKIDGEISTPDVSLNLPKADVDIKAPDADINPPSGKIKFPTLRKPKFLVSGPKVKAPDVDVDADVKAPDLSLSAEAPDADLNLPKADLDIKAPDADINPPSGKIKFPTLKKPKFLVSGPKVKTPDVDADVKAPNLSLSAEAPDGDLNLPKADVEAPNVDIESPSGKIKLPTMKKPKWSISGPKVNGPDVNADVKAPDLSLSAEAPDLSLSAEAPDADLNLPKADLDIKAPDADINPPSGKIKFPTLKTPKFLVSGPKVKTPDVDADVKAPNLSLSAEAPDGDLNLPKADVEAPNVDIESPSGKIKLPTMKKPKWSISGPKVNGPDVNADVKAPDLSLSAEAPDLSLSAEAPDADLNLPKADLDIKAPDADINPPSGKIKFPTLKKPKFLVSGPKVKTPDVDADADVKAPDLSLSAEAPDGDLNLPKADVEAPNVDIESPSGKIKLPTMKKPKWSISGPKVNGPDVDADVKAPDLSLSAEAPDADLNLPKADLDIKAPDADINPPSGKIKFPTLKTPKFLVSGPKLKTPDVDADVKAPDLSLSAEAPDGDLNLPKADVEAPNVDIESPSGKIKLPTMKKPKWSISGPKVNGPDVDLDAGVSTPDLNLSAPNMDGEINAPDVDLNLPKAELEAPKFDVESPDVDIEAPSGKFKWFQFKKPKFGTLKGPKADIDSNVTIPEVDLKKADAEISAPDVNLSASNIDANISGPDLNLGGPDLDAPDAKVKFPKFKFPKLKGSQVQGPSVDADLKTPHIDASLDTPKAEVNAPSANLRAEPLSLSAPKVNGGLDAPDLDVNLPKADLKGPSVDIQAPEADAHAGKIKLPQIKWPKFGTSAPKVKGPNLDVDADLQRPDLGLSVPDVNAKLPSADLTAPNVELKASDLSLSAPKLEGDIGTPGIDAGLKTGIDLSAPKVNGGLDAPDLDVNLPKADLKGPSVDIQAPEADAHAGKIKLPQIKWPKFGTSAPKVKGPNLDVDADLQRPDLGLSVPDVNAKLPSADLTAPNVELKASDLSLSAPKLEGDIGTPGIDAGLKTGIDPNVNVGLPETDIKAPSLHLPKADLQSSDLSLKTPNVNLYPPKIGGSLSAPNIDTSMPKIEVEAPDANVKSPGLDVNLPEADLKDSNIHLKTPDLDLNTHLGDFKMPHYNHPKLDLSSPEVEAPSINPTVEAGIKVPGVSTDMPTTDAHISVPAVDLNAPNVGDIKGPDVDVKAPDVDASLEKPKMPHFKIPKFSLFGSKAKSPETNASADLEGSGSDSDVVEVEVPVFKFHRLPQINIDGIGGITEALSSIKSDLEEKDFVFSKGIRLPVVNATAKGGEKIDILERLKIAREKASSVNVSPTEEKTDIDLQHTGAGLDANTSTGAGDASLVRGGTFKVDKPESTLGLTVPDISTSDENDKYSLSLSNMLGLNVKDSDAN
- the LOC105940457 gene encoding uncharacterized protein LOC105940457 isoform X2, with the translated sequence MDQDSKSASFSESLVLDNAEKGVVVAGIKDNTISPKSGERFVAATIQLGKLEKNDVEKILKVLEPYESNINLLTEKDLNPGVDLGSLGVGLKDSAAILQKDLSLDASAQGPTVSLDGLNGKLNDAQGLGVKISEPTLNGDLPSLSLNKPSTAAGATFKMPSAGLTMPDIKSDSSGTLEVPDISVSAPNLNTPIATLDINKPEVEGKMKHKAPKFTMPHFNLPDLDAPKADIDVSGDPGLPSVSGSMERPDLNLSAPKLDLKSNDLELNGPKVDLNSPDVNVKAPDANIEAPSGKIKWPHLKWKSQKLKGPDADLSTPNASISTPKIDGDLSTPDVNVGSAQADIKGPDLDVQTPDLNVDAPSGKINWPHLKWKKPKLEGSKADLDMDADLKKPDLSLSAPKIEGDINVPNAELSLPETELKAPGVDVHAPDADIDAPSGKINWPHLKWKKSKLNGPKADMDLNADLSPPDASVPKIDGEISTPDVSLNLPKADVDIKAPDADINPPSGKIKFPTLRKPKFLVSGPKVKAPDVDVDADVKAPDLSLSAEAPDADLNLPKADLDIKAPDADINPPSGKIKFPTLKKPKFLVSGPKVKTPDVDADVKAPNLSLSAEAPDGDLNLPKADVEAPNVDIESPSGKIKLPTMKKPKWSISGPKVNGPDVNADVKAPDLSLSAEAPDLSLSAEAPDADLNLPKADLDIKAPDADINPPSGKIKFPTLKTPKFLVSGPKVKTPDVDADVKAPNLSLSAEAPDGDLNLPKADVEAPNVDIESPSGKIKLPTMKKPKWSISGPKVNGPDVNADVKAPDLSLSAEAPDLSLSAEAPDADLNLPKADLDIKAPDADINPPSGKIKFPTLKKPKFLVSGPKVKTPDVDADADVKAPDLSLSAEAPDLSLSAEAPDADLNLPKADLDIKAPDADINPPSGKIKFPTLKTPKFLVSGPKLKTPDVDADVKAPDLSLSAEAPDGDLNLPKADVEAPNVDIESPSGKIKLPTMKKPKWSISGPKVNGPDVDLDAGVSTPDLNLSAPNMDGEINAPDVDLNLPKAELEAPKFDVESPDVDIEAPSGKFKWFQFKKPKFGTLKGPKADIDSNVTIPEVDLKKADAEISAPDVNLSASNIDANISGPDLNLGGPDLDAPDAKVKFPKFKFPKLKGSQVQGPSVDADLKTPHIDASLDTPKAEVNAPSANLRAEPLSLSAPKVNGGLDAPDLDVNLPKADLKGPSVDIQAPEADAHAGKIKLPQIKWPKFGTSAPKVKGPNLDVDADLQRPDLGLSVPDVNAKLPSADLTAPNVELKASDLSLSAPKLEGDIGTPGIDAGLKTGIDLSAPKVNGGLDAPDLDVNLPKADLKGPSVDIQAPEADAHAGKIKLPQIKWPKFGTSAPKVKGPNLDVDADLQRPDLGLSVPDVNAKLPSADLTAPNVELKASDLSLSAPKLEGDIGTPGIDAGLKTGIDPNVNVGLPETDIKAPSLHLPKADLQSSDLSLKTPNVNLYPPKIGGSLSAPNIDTSMPKIEVEAPDANVKSPGLDVNLPEADLKDSNIHLKTPDLDLNTHLGDFKMPHYNHPKLDLSSPEVEAPSINPTVEAGIKVPGVSTDMPTTDAHISVPAVDLNAPNVGDIKGPDVDVKAPDVDASLEKPKMPHFKIPKFSLFGSKAKSPETNASADLEGSGSDSDVVEVEVPVFKFHRLPQINIDGIGGITEALSSIKSDLEEKDFVFSKGIRLPVVNATAKGGEKIDILERLKIAREKASSVNVSPTEEKTDIDLQHTGAGLDANTSTGAGDASLVRGGTFKVDKPESTLGLTVPDISTSDENDKYSLSLSNMLGLNVKDSDAN